The following is a genomic window from Spartobacteria bacterium.
CCAGGGAGCCTTCCAGCCCAGTTTGGCACGCATCCAGAAGCAACGGGGGCAACAGTCCGGCAGAGCCAGGATGCCGAGGTTTTTGGCGGAGATTCGCATGAACCACTTTGTGGATCATGTGTGCGGGGGAGAAAATGGAAATGTTGGGCAGTAAACAACGAGGCAAGGCATTTGGGGCCATTCAATACGCCCATCCCGCAAATGCCATGGCTCAATTTCGGCGGCTTTTGTGTGCCGTAAGAGGCAGGAGCGGTTTATTGCTTCCGTGGCATGAATTTGCTGTGGGCAAAGCAAAGCGAAGGTAGGCCTAGCAGCAGAAGCGAGACGGTGCTGGGCTCGGGGATGGAGGCATTGACTTCCCACTGGAAGTTATCAATGCCAGCCTGGAGCCCTATATATTGACCTTGGCCGAAGCTTATATGCGTAATATCTGCATCTTCGGCTATCCAGACATGGTCGTTCAGCAGATTGCCATCAATCCAAAAATCATAGTAGTTTGCATCCAAATCCATCAGGATTTCAAAGGAATAACTTTGGTCAATATTGAATGGAATAGACCCGCCAGGATAGGTGATCGATTGGCCCGCCGAGGTCATTTGGGTGATGAAATAGAAGGAACTATCGCCATCCACTAGGGCACTGATAATTTCCGTTGCGAATTGCTCGGAATTGACGGCAAATTCCCAACTGATACGGTGAGTCCCACTTGTATATGCCTCAGGCGCATAATAACTGATCCCTCCACCATCTTGGAGCAGTAACGCCTGGGTGATGAAGCCATTTACACTACTGCTGACTGGTCCAGCGGAACCGCCGCCCACCATTTGCCCGTTGGTATAGGCGGGCGGTTCATAGTCAATATCGTAAAGCATGAAGGCATTCGCCATCAGAGGGAGGGTCAACAGAAACAAAAGGCCAAACAAATACTTTTTCATGGTGTATTAACCTCGTTCAGGGCATTGGTTGTGGAATAGATGCGATAGCTTCTTGGCGGCATGGCGAGCGTCATGCTTCCAGATGCGTCAGTGGTCACGCTATGAGGCGTTCCGCTGGTGGCAACAAGATCAACGATGTATGTGTTGATCCAAGAGGTCTGGAGCGAATTGGTTCGGGTGGTCGAAGAGTCGTTGATGACCAGTAGACTCGCATATTTGTTGTCGTTGCCTACTCGCTCCTGTGCATATACATCCGCATCCGCATGGACTACCGAAACGGCTCCGCCAACGGCTGTTTTTCGAATTTTGATCAGTCGCTTGAGTTCATTTTTTATGTTTGCCCCTGCCACGAATTGAAGATTGGTCGCGATATAGGCGGAAATGAAATAGTCGGGCCAAAAAACCATGGGAAGCCCTTGGGAGTGGAAGGCATAGGCATAGCCCATGGGCTTGTTCGTCAATATGCCCATTTTAGAAGAGGCCCCCTCCCTGGACGAATCATGG
Proteins encoded in this region:
- a CDS encoding PEP-CTERM sorting domain-containing protein, with translation MKKYLFGLLFLLTLPLMANAFMLYDIDYEPPAYTNGQMVGGGSAGPVSSSVNGFITQALLLQDGGGISYYAPEAYTSGTHRISWEFAVNSEQFATEIISALVDGDSSFYFITQMTSAGQSITYPGGSIPFNIDQSYSFEILMDLDANYYDFWIDGNLLNDHVWIAEDADITHISFGQGQYIGLQAGIDNFQWEVNASIPEPSTVSLLLLGLPSLCFAHSKFMPRKQ